In Vibrio hippocampi, the following are encoded in one genomic region:
- the uxaC gene encoding glucuronate isomerase, with the protein MSNTYISEHFLLSTPLAIDLYHDYAASLPIIDYHNHLEAKEIWEDHCATNLAQAWLDKDHYVWRAMRWNGIDEHWITGAASDQEKFQKWTECMPYLLGNPLYQWSHLELKRFFNCSKTLSQHTGQAIWSECQPQFNDKQVSTRKVLKQCNVTTLCTTDSPCSDLRYHIHLQQDHCSTQVLPTFRADELFAIDDPQAIEQTIAQLETCEQTKIATLDDYLSVIQKRVAFFHSTGCRLADLGLPLVTFAQCSKQQAERCFDLLRRGGDLTSEQVIQLKSFLFTYLGKLYHHNEWAMQLHIGVLPNVNARRKAALGAGTGFSVINDQRIAENLTRLLDSLDDTRQLPKTIIYSVNPEHNSVLASISGAFQDSDSAAGKIQLGAAWWFNDHKDGMEAQLTTLKNLGALGRFIGMLTDSRNIFSMSRHEYFRRVLCNKLAEWVDQGELPNDMALLKMTIENICYYNALNYFNFPSVNKQEAVQ; encoded by the coding sequence ATGTCCAATACCTACATCAGTGAACACTTTTTACTCTCTACTCCTCTGGCGATTGACTTATATCATGACTACGCCGCATCCTTGCCTATCATTGACTATCACAATCACCTTGAAGCAAAAGAGATCTGGGAAGATCACTGTGCGACCAATCTTGCTCAAGCTTGGTTAGACAAGGATCACTATGTATGGCGGGCGATGAGATGGAATGGCATTGATGAGCATTGGATTACTGGTGCTGCCAGTGATCAAGAGAAGTTTCAAAAGTGGACTGAGTGTATGCCTTACCTATTGGGTAACCCGCTGTATCAATGGTCACATCTTGAGTTGAAGCGCTTCTTCAATTGCTCAAAAACCCTCAGTCAACACACAGGACAAGCAATCTGGTCAGAGTGCCAGCCTCAATTTAATGACAAGCAGGTCAGTACACGAAAAGTGCTCAAGCAATGTAATGTGACCACGTTATGCACCACGGATTCTCCCTGTTCCGATTTGCGATACCACATTCATCTTCAACAAGACCACTGTTCGACCCAAGTTCTACCGACCTTTCGCGCCGACGAACTGTTTGCTATTGACGATCCACAAGCTATCGAGCAAACCATCGCGCAATTGGAGACGTGTGAACAGACAAAGATTGCCACCCTCGACGACTACTTATCCGTTATCCAAAAAAGAGTGGCGTTTTTCCACTCAACGGGATGCCGACTGGCCGATCTTGGTCTGCCTCTCGTCACCTTTGCTCAATGTAGCAAACAGCAAGCGGAACGGTGCTTCGATCTGCTTCGACGCGGTGGCGACCTGACTTCGGAACAAGTCATACAGCTAAAGAGTTTTCTATTTACCTATCTGGGAAAGCTCTATCACCACAATGAGTGGGCGATGCAACTACACATCGGAGTGCTACCCAACGTGAACGCAAGACGTAAAGCCGCACTCGGGGCGGGAACAGGTTTCAGTGTGATCAATGATCAACGCATTGCGGAAAACTTGACCCGCTTATTGGATTCACTCGACGACACTCGGCAACTGCCTAAAACCATTATTTACAGTGTGAATCCTGAACATAATAGCGTTCTAGCCAGTATTAGCGGCGCGTTTCAAGACAGCGACAGCGCAGCAGGCAAGATTCAGTTGGGTGCTGCTTGGTGGTTTAACGACCACAAGGATGGCATGGAAGCTCAACTGACCACGCTGAAAAACCTCGGTGCTTTAGGTCGATTTATCGGCATGTTAACCGATTCGAGGAATATTTTTTCAATGAGTCGCCACGAATACTTCCGCAGAGTGCTGTGTAACAAATTAGCCGAATGGGTTGACCAAGGTGAGCTCCCGAACGATATGGCATTGCTCAAAATGACCATAGAAAACATCTGCTACTACAACGCTCTGAACTATTTCAATTTCCCATCAGTGAACAAACAAGAGGCGGTTCAATGA
- a CDS encoding glycerophosphoryl diester phosphodiesterase, translated as MNITAHRGVSSLAPENTLTAFRLAPQYGCEWIEIDVQLSQDLIPVVIHDQTVNRCTNGSGKVADMTLTQLKKLDAGLWFSEQYRGEKIPTLHETLKLVQALGCRVNIELKVYPQDDVAQLCAEVAKVIDEAKLPTDQLLFSSFDRQALQLMQRCLPQIRRGQLWQSIPPKALEELDSIEAYSVHCDYRFLLPEQAQQMKQAGYQLYCYTANFPELVEQHWDWGVNMMISDRPQAYQPVINQVC; from the coding sequence ATGAACATAACAGCGCATCGCGGGGTGTCTAGTTTGGCTCCCGAGAATACCTTGACCGCCTTTCGACTTGCGCCGCAATACGGATGTGAATGGATCGAGATAGATGTTCAGCTGAGTCAGGATTTGATCCCCGTCGTGATTCATGATCAAACCGTTAATCGTTGCACTAATGGCAGCGGTAAGGTGGCCGATATGACATTGACGCAACTAAAAAAATTGGATGCGGGTCTCTGGTTTTCTGAGCAGTATCGAGGTGAAAAAATCCCGACTTTGCATGAAACGCTTAAGCTGGTTCAAGCGCTAGGTTGTAGGGTGAATATCGAATTGAAAGTTTACCCACAAGATGATGTGGCGCAACTTTGTGCTGAAGTGGCAAAGGTGATTGATGAAGCGAAGTTACCGACGGATCAGTTGTTGTTTTCTAGCTTTGATCGGCAAGCATTGCAGTTGATGCAACGTTGTTTGCCACAGATCCGACGTGGACAATTGTGGCAGTCTATTCCACCGAAGGCTCTTGAAGAGCTGGATAGTATCGAGGCTTACAGTGTCCATTGCGACTACCGATTTTTGCTGCCTGAACAAGCACAGCAGATGAAACAAGCGGGCTATCAGCTCTACTGCTATACCGCCAATTTTCCAGAGTTAGTGGAGCAACATTGGGATTGGGGTGTGAATATGATGATTAGCGATAGGCCACAAGCTTATCAGCCAGTAATCAATCAAGTGTGTTAA
- a CDS encoding RpiB/LacA/LacB family sugar-phosphate isomerase — translation MKIALMMENSQAAKNPMVAGELNAVAGGLGHDVYNVGMTDENDHPLTYIHLGIMASILLNSKAVDFVVTGCGTGQGAMAASNLHPGVVCGYCLEPSDAFLFNQINNGNAISLAFAKGFGWAGELNVRYIFEKAFTGERGVGYPIERAEPQQRNAAILNQVKAAVAKDVVSSLKAIDQELVKTAVTSVQFQECFFAHCQDEAIASYVRSLIES, via the coding sequence ATGAAAATTGCACTGATGATGGAAAACAGCCAAGCGGCGAAAAACCCAATGGTGGCAGGCGAGCTAAACGCCGTTGCGGGTGGTTTAGGTCATGATGTTTATAATGTGGGCATGACGGATGAGAATGATCATCCGCTGACTTATATCCACTTGGGTATTATGGCCAGCATCCTGCTTAACTCAAAAGCGGTGGATTTTGTGGTGACAGGTTGCGGCACGGGTCAGGGAGCGATGGCGGCGTCTAACTTACATCCAGGTGTTGTGTGCGGTTACTGTTTGGAGCCTTCGGATGCGTTTCTGTTTAATCAAATCAACAATGGCAACGCGATTTCTTTAGCGTTCGCTAAGGGGTTTGGTTGGGCTGGTGAGCTCAATGTTCGCTATATATTTGAAAAAGCTTTTACGGGTGAGCGCGGTGTCGGCTACCCAATCGAGCGAGCTGAACCTCAACAACGCAATGCCGCGATTTTAAACCAAGTAAAAGCGGCAGTGGCGAAAGATGTGGTTTCTTCACTGAAAGCGATTGATCAAGAGTTGGTTAAAACAGCGGTCACCAGTGTTCAGTTCCAAGAGTGTTTCTTCGCTCACTGCCAAGATGAAGCGATCGCAAGCTATGTTCGTTCTCTGATTGAGTCGTAA
- a CDS encoding heparinase II/III domain-containing protein has product MIQFTSQQMTRIKARASDEIIQQLIQDNQVVLESDTLVPPDGRATWNLYYFCPEHGVRLQWDRNKPTSHCCPIDNKAFTGEPYDGAWWRWLNGLNAKACYQLGLLWQLTGEQRYLDKVTEILMLSAQYYPEYQVHGGIPYNGPGKANAQTLCEANCHLDLARGYDFIKSELSDEQQVYIEQRLLREGAEFLMQHRTKQLHNHEMKINATIGVIGLILDDNSYLDFALNTPYGIHYQLNHGSSEEGMWFEGSIHYHYYALQALLNFEKMAYNTPYSVSSNRHFLKMLKFPLNLVLNTGDFPRLNDCIAGQEKLTHSHLFEFAYQHYPCDEFAQALTSIYRNIRRNNIDALLYGVDTLPQTAALQCQSLHAEQAGITIEYDSEHQHTMLLKHSPYGGEHDHYDRLGLIIVKQGKEILPDLGTTGYGAPLHYGYYKNSATHNTLVVNQQNQSPINPETLCYRNTEQYSLIDCQVDWSKPAATVDSHTLEHWDSDAYQDIHFRRTIIRIGEAYIELNQVTNPHQQQLDLTYHVRGQHQLSEHWQVCANPLSGVLANMTKTHCHQKSRQHTLHYAIEEQPHGYHQHIACATECEILVGYAPDNPATSDLAYALLRSTAPRLQAMVLHDLSSEQCYSLQEVIWKHNEVQFTLQTAQKKQRICYQFAECRLTIEA; this is encoded by the coding sequence ATGATTCAATTTACCTCTCAACAAATGACTCGTATTAAAGCTCGCGCAAGCGATGAGATAATACAACAACTTATCCAAGACAATCAGGTGGTACTTGAAAGTGATACCTTGGTGCCCCCTGATGGTCGAGCGACGTGGAACCTTTACTATTTCTGTCCTGAACATGGCGTGCGTTTACAGTGGGATCGTAATAAACCGACCTCGCACTGCTGCCCTATTGATAACAAAGCGTTCACGGGAGAGCCCTATGATGGCGCATGGTGGCGCTGGCTTAATGGATTGAATGCTAAAGCTTGCTATCAATTGGGGCTATTGTGGCAACTGACCGGAGAACAGCGCTATCTTGATAAAGTGACAGAGATATTAATGCTCTCGGCACAATATTACCCCGAGTATCAAGTTCATGGCGGCATCCCGTACAATGGTCCGGGCAAAGCGAATGCACAGACCCTATGCGAAGCCAATTGCCACCTCGATCTTGCCCGCGGCTATGACTTTATTAAATCCGAACTCAGTGACGAGCAGCAAGTCTATATTGAGCAGAGATTATTGCGTGAAGGTGCTGAGTTTTTGATGCAGCACCGCACGAAACAGTTGCATAACCATGAAATGAAGATCAATGCGACCATTGGTGTGATTGGTTTAATTCTTGATGATAATAGCTATCTCGATTTCGCATTAAATACGCCTTATGGCATCCACTACCAACTCAATCATGGGTCAAGTGAGGAAGGAATGTGGTTTGAAGGCTCCATTCACTATCACTATTACGCACTGCAAGCGCTGCTCAACTTTGAAAAAATGGCCTATAACACGCCCTACTCGGTCAGCAGTAATCGCCATTTTTTAAAAATGCTCAAGTTCCCACTCAACTTGGTTTTGAATACCGGAGACTTTCCTCGTCTTAACGACTGCATCGCGGGTCAGGAAAAACTTACTCATAGCCATTTATTTGAGTTCGCTTACCAGCACTATCCATGCGATGAATTTGCCCAAGCACTCACCAGCATTTACCGCAACATCCGCCGCAATAATATTGATGCCCTGCTCTACGGCGTAGATACGCTGCCACAAACCGCAGCGCTACAGTGCCAGTCGCTACACGCAGAACAAGCGGGGATCACCATAGAATATGATTCAGAACATCAGCATACGATGCTGCTCAAGCATTCCCCTTATGGCGGAGAACATGATCACTACGACCGACTTGGATTGATTATCGTCAAACAGGGCAAAGAAATCTTACCGGATCTGGGCACGACAGGTTATGGCGCACCGCTACATTACGGATATTACAAAAACTCCGCGACGCACAACACGCTGGTTGTGAATCAACAAAATCAATCACCGATTAACCCGGAGACACTGTGTTATCGCAACACCGAACAATATAGCCTTATCGATTGCCAAGTCGATTGGAGCAAACCTGCGGCGACGGTTGATAGTCATACCTTAGAACACTGGGATAGTGACGCTTATCAAGATATTCATTTTAGACGTACCATCATCCGTATTGGTGAGGCCTACATTGAATTAAACCAAGTCACTAATCCACATCAGCAACAACTGGATCTGACTTACCATGTAAGAGGTCAGCATCAATTATCGGAACATTGGCAGGTCTGCGCCAACCCATTGTCCGGGGTCTTAGCCAACATGACCAAAACGCATTGTCATCAGAAAAGTCGCCAGCACACCTTACACTATGCGATTGAAGAGCAACCCCATGGCTATCATCAACATATCGCCTGCGCGACAGAGTGTGAGATCTTAGTCGGTTACGCACCGGATAACCCAGCGACTTCCGATTTGGCTTATGCATTACTGCGCTCAACAGCACCACGCCTGCAAGCGATGGTGTTACATGATCTATCGAGTGAGCAATGTTACTCATTACAAGAGGTCATTTGGAAGCATAACGAGGTGCAGTTCACGTTACAAACGGCACAGAAAAAGCAACGTATTTGCTATCAGTTTGCAGAATGTCGGTTAACGATTGAGGCGTAG
- a CDS encoding DeoR/GlpR family DNA-binding transcription regulator, which yields MNNLSLRQQSIIDLIQRQEYCSIEELSAQFDVTTQTIRRDINELCHYGLAQRHHGGVGLPSTLSNRSFVSRRLANQDEKQRIAQQVVNAIPDGCTLFLGIGTTIAAIAEQLGQHKELRVVTNNFHAAHILSQYEQIETWLPGGRIRVNDGDVIGDGAEAFFAQFIADIAIVSCASISRVPKLTPVCEETQFEDYVMEHELREASVSQAILGSAQQKWLVANSSKWQRKASARVAPIRYFDRIFSDKTGETFSE from the coding sequence ATGAATAACTTGAGTCTCAGACAGCAAAGTATTATTGATCTTATTCAGCGACAAGAATATTGCTCCATTGAAGAGTTATCGGCACAGTTTGATGTTACCACTCAAACGATACGCCGTGATATCAATGAGCTGTGTCATTATGGATTAGCTCAACGTCATCATGGTGGCGTTGGATTGCCAAGTACATTGAGCAATCGCAGTTTTGTTTCTCGTCGCCTAGCGAATCAGGATGAGAAGCAGCGAATAGCTCAGCAGGTCGTCAATGCTATCCCGGATGGCTGTACACTGTTTTTGGGCATTGGAACCACCATTGCCGCTATAGCAGAGCAGTTGGGTCAGCATAAAGAGTTGCGAGTCGTGACCAACAATTTCCATGCGGCGCATATTCTTTCTCAGTATGAACAAATTGAAACTTGGCTGCCTGGTGGTCGAATACGCGTCAATGATGGTGATGTGATCGGTGACGGTGCCGAGGCATTTTTTGCCCAGTTTATCGCGGATATTGCAATCGTTAGCTGTGCATCGATCAGTCGAGTACCCAAGCTGACCCCCGTTTGTGAAGAGACACAATTTGAAGACTATGTTATGGAACATGAGCTAAGAGAAGCCTCAGTAAGTCAAGCGATACTAGGCAGCGCCCAACAAAAATGGTTAGTGGCGAATAGTTCAAAGTGGCAACGTAAAGCCAGTGCAAGAGTTGCCCCTATTCGCTACTTTGACCGTATTTTCTCTGATAAGACAGGCGAAACTTTCAGTGAATAA
- the kdgR gene encoding DNA-binding transcriptional regulator KdgR yields MEKSTQPEAVSSVLKVFNILQTLGEQKEIGVSELSQRLMMSKATTYRFLQTMKGLGIVVQEGEADKYALTLKLFELGSKALEHVDLIDLADTEMRKIVNVINETVHLGCIDDGSILYLHKIDSTYHLRMHSRVGRRNPLYSTAIGKVMMADMDPNEAKQLLESVDFIKHTANTHETPEQVMEELDRVRVERFGEDNEEQEPGLRCIAVPIYDRFGHAIASISVSFPTIRFEQDKKQDYIALLHQAGKNVSEQLGFHHYPMPLTVE; encoded by the coding sequence ATGGAAAAATCAACTCAGCCAGAAGCCGTATCTTCGGTACTTAAAGTGTTTAACATCCTGCAAACTCTTGGTGAGCAGAAAGAGATAGGCGTCTCTGAACTGTCACAACGCTTAATGATGTCCAAAGCGACGACCTATCGTTTCTTACAAACAATGAAAGGTCTTGGGATTGTGGTTCAGGAAGGCGAAGCTGATAAATACGCGTTGACGCTAAAGCTGTTCGAACTTGGCTCAAAAGCGCTTGAACATGTCGATCTTATCGATCTTGCTGACACGGAGATGCGCAAGATAGTTAATGTTATTAACGAGACAGTGCATTTAGGCTGTATTGACGATGGCTCTATCTTGTATCTTCACAAAATAGATTCGACTTACCACCTGCGCATGCATTCACGCGTTGGTCGTCGTAACCCACTCTACAGCACCGCAATTGGTAAGGTCATGATGGCCGACATGGATCCCAACGAAGCGAAGCAATTACTCGAATCGGTCGACTTTATTAAGCACACGGCAAACACTCACGAAACACCAGAGCAAGTGATGGAAGAGTTGGATCGGGTGCGCGTTGAGCGCTTTGGCGAAGACAACGAAGAGCAAGAACCTGGCTTACGCTGTATCGCAGTGCCAATCTATGACCGCTTTGGTCACGCGATTGCCTCAATTTCAGTCTCTTTTCCTACCATTCGATTCGAACAAGACAAAAAACAGGATTACATTGCACTGCTACACCAAGCAGGTAAAAACGTCTCTGAGCAATTGGGTTTTCACCATTACCCTATGCCATTGACTGTCGAATAG
- a CDS encoding sodium:solute symporter family protein encodes MNIDMLVVGVYFVFMITIGVIFKRFAGSSTSDYFRGGGKMLWWMVGSTAFMTQFSAWTFTGAAGKAFTDGFPIMVVFMANAFGFLLSWLFFSYRFRQMRVVTPIEGVRRRFGATNEQVFTWATMPTSIIYTGIWLNGLALFVSAVFKVDIQTTIIVTGLIVLFISVIGGAWGVVASDFVQMVVIMSVTVVCAVAALIKIGGPSNLIEQFPADSIMGSNMNYSLLFFSWFIFMFVKQLQNINNMQDSYRFLTAKDSTNARKAALLAFVLMLIGPAIWFLPPWVTAVFYPDAATIHAAALGKKSADAVYLVFVENVMPVGMVGLLMSAVFAATMSSMDSGLNRNSGIFVRNFYAPILDKHADDKKLMRVSQFVTFVFGVLIIMVALFINSLRGLSLFDAMMYVSTLLQMPILVPLFFGIFIKKTPDWAGWATLAVGMVVSYLVSFVITADVVANWLNLEVPFTSREASDLKVMLGIVGHLFITGGFFCLTTKFYKQPQGERKVELESFWNDVNTPVIEEAGQDEIDRQQRNMLGKLILVFGSLVMLMVLIPNPFWGRMAFVFCGVVIVTVGGLLLKSAKRTERASVNATV; translated from the coding sequence ATGAATATCGATATGCTCGTTGTGGGCGTTTATTTCGTTTTTATGATCACGATAGGTGTGATCTTTAAACGCTTTGCTGGCAGTTCTACCAGTGATTACTTTCGTGGCGGCGGCAAAATGCTGTGGTGGATGGTGGGCTCCACCGCTTTTATGACACAGTTTAGTGCATGGACGTTTACCGGGGCGGCGGGCAAAGCCTTTACTGATGGCTTTCCGATCATGGTCGTCTTTATGGCCAATGCCTTTGGCTTTTTGCTTTCGTGGTTATTCTTTTCTTATCGCTTTCGACAAATGCGTGTTGTTACACCCATTGAAGGTGTTAGGCGTCGTTTTGGCGCAACCAATGAGCAAGTGTTTACTTGGGCGACCATGCCAACCAGTATTATTTACACTGGTATTTGGTTAAACGGTTTGGCGCTATTTGTTAGTGCCGTATTCAAGGTAGATATTCAAACCACCATCATTGTCACGGGTCTTATTGTACTGTTTATTTCGGTCATTGGTGGCGCGTGGGGAGTTGTGGCGTCTGACTTTGTACAGATGGTGGTGATTATGTCAGTGACCGTGGTCTGTGCGGTGGCGGCGTTGATTAAAATTGGTGGTCCTTCAAACCTTATCGAACAATTTCCAGCGGATTCCATCATGGGCTCGAACATGAATTATAGCCTGCTGTTTTTCTCCTGGTTTATCTTTATGTTCGTCAAACAACTGCAAAACATTAACAACATGCAGGACTCTTATCGCTTTCTAACCGCGAAAGATTCAACCAATGCCCGCAAAGCGGCACTGCTTGCCTTTGTGTTAATGCTGATTGGTCCAGCCATCTGGTTTTTACCGCCTTGGGTTACAGCCGTGTTCTATCCTGATGCTGCGACTATCCATGCCGCAGCGCTGGGTAAAAAGTCTGCGGATGCGGTGTATTTGGTTTTTGTCGAAAATGTAATGCCCGTGGGCATGGTTGGTCTGCTGATGTCTGCGGTTTTTGCCGCCACGATGTCGTCTATGGACTCTGGGCTGAATCGTAACTCAGGTATTTTTGTCCGTAACTTCTATGCGCCAATATTGGACAAACACGCCGATGACAAAAAATTGATGCGTGTGAGTCAGTTTGTGACGTTTGTTTTTGGTGTCTTAATCATTATGGTGGCGTTATTTATTAACTCATTGCGCGGCTTGAGTCTGTTCGATGCCATGATGTATGTCAGTACCTTGCTGCAAATGCCGATCTTAGTCCCACTGTTCTTCGGTATTTTTATTAAGAAGACGCCAGATTGGGCAGGCTGGGCAACCTTGGCGGTCGGTATGGTGGTGTCTTATCTTGTCAGTTTTGTTATCACTGCGGACGTTGTTGCCAATTGGCTGAACTTAGAAGTGCCATTTACTAGTCGTGAGGCCTCCGATCTTAAGGTGATGCTTGGTATTGTTGGTCACCTGTTTATCACTGGCGGATTCTTCTGCTTAACAACGAAGTTCTATAAACAGCCACAAGGTGAGCGTAAAGTAGAACTAGAGAGCTTCTGGAATGATGTTAACACACCAGTGATTGAAGAAGCGGGTCAAGATGAGATAGACCGTCAGCAGAGAAACATGCTGGGTAAACTCATTTTAGTCTTCGGTAGTCTAGTGATGCTGATGGTATTGATACCGAATCCATTCTGGGGTCGTATGGCGTTTGTGTTCTGTGGTGTGGTGATTGTGACCGTAGGCGGTTTGCTGCTGAAAAGCGCGAAGCGGACAGAGAGAGCCAGTGTTAATGCTACTGTCTAG
- the kduD gene encoding 2-dehydro-3-deoxy-D-gluconate 5-dehydrogenase KduD — MILNTFDLSGKTAIVTGCNKGLGQAMAVALASAGCDIVGVNRSAASETQQQVEACGRRFIDKRVDLMKTDDIPSVIETTLSEFGKVDILVNNAGIIRRNDAVDFTEQDWDDVMDVNLKTAFFLSQAVAKQFIAQGDGGKIINIASMLSYQGGIRVPSYTASKSGIMGLTRLMANEWAKHNINVNGIAPGYMATDNTEALRNDNQRNQEILDRIPAQRWGTPDDLAGPCVFLASDAANYINGYTIAVDGGWLAR, encoded by the coding sequence ATGATTCTTAACACTTTCGATCTGTCTGGTAAAACCGCTATCGTTACCGGTTGTAACAAAGGACTTGGCCAAGCAATGGCCGTCGCCCTTGCTAGTGCGGGTTGTGATATTGTCGGCGTTAATCGCAGTGCGGCGAGTGAGACACAGCAACAGGTCGAAGCCTGCGGTCGTCGCTTTATCGACAAGCGCGTCGATCTAATGAAAACCGACGATATTCCTTCGGTTATTGAAACCACGTTGAGTGAATTTGGTAAAGTGGATATCTTAGTGAACAACGCAGGTATCATTCGCCGTAACGATGCTGTGGACTTTACCGAACAAGATTGGGATGACGTTATGGACGTCAATCTAAAAACCGCATTCTTCCTCTCTCAAGCCGTCGCCAAGCAATTTATTGCTCAGGGAGATGGCGGTAAGATCATCAATATTGCCTCTATGCTGTCTTATCAAGGCGGTATCCGCGTGCCTTCATACACGGCATCAAAGAGCGGTATTATGGGGCTTACCCGCCTCATGGCCAACGAATGGGCCAAACATAATATCAATGTTAACGGCATCGCACCCGGCTATATGGCGACCGACAACACCGAAGCGTTACGTAACGACAACCAACGCAACCAAGAAATCCTTGACCGCATCCCCGCACAGCGCTGGGGAACGCCCGACGACCTCGCGGGTCCATGTGTTTTCTTGGCATCAGACGCAGCGAACTATATCAATGGCTACACCATCGCCGTTGACGGCGGTTGGCTTGCAAGATAG